Proteins from one Xenopus tropicalis strain Nigerian chromosome 1, UCB_Xtro_10.0, whole genome shotgun sequence genomic window:
- the pgam5 gene encoding serine/threonine-protein phosphatase PGAM5, mitochondrial (The RefSeq protein has 2 substitutions compared to this genomic sequence), translated as MYLRKALIAGGSAAAAAAAILGAAAVGKSKGGPDLDILSVVPAATGQWDRNWDRREPISMVNLSKINGETGEEELQLHLNKHKPKATRHIFLIRHSQYKQDGKTDFDRVLTPLGREQADLTGKRLSSLGFKYNHIVYSTMTRAKETTEIISKYLPDVKKSSSDLLREGAPIRPEPQVCHWKPDFVYYEDGSRIEAAFRHFIHRADPKQEADSYEILICHANVIRYIVCRALQLPPEAWLRMFLNNGSISYLVIRPNGNVSLRMLGDSGFMPPEKISRT; from the exons ATGTATCTCCGCAAGGCTCTCATAGCCGGTGGCTCTGCGGCTGCAGCGGCGGCAGCTATTCTGGGCGCAGCAGCGGTAGGCAAAAGCAAAGGAGGACCCGACTTGGATATTCTATCCGTGGTGCCAGCGGCAACTGGGCAGTGGGACCGAAACTGGGACCG tcgGGAGCCAATCTCTATGGTCAACTTGAGTAAGATCAATGGGGAGACTGGGGAAGAGGAGCTCCAGCTTCATTTAAACAAGCACAAGCCGAAAGCCACTCGTCACATTTTCCTGATCCGACACTCTCAGTACAAGCTGGATGGGAAAACTGACTTTGACAGGGTCCTGACACCTCTTG GGCGCGAGCAGGCAGATCTAACAGGGAAGCGACTGTCAAGTTTAGGATTTAAATACAACCACATTGTGTACTCGACAATGACAAGAGCAAAAGAGACAACAGAGATCATTAGCAAATACCTGCCAG ATGTAAAGAAATCCAGCTCTGATTTACTTCGGGAAGGAGCTCCCATCAGACCTGAACCCCAGGTCTGTCACTGGAAGCCGGATTTTGTG TATTATGAGGATGGCTCGCGGATTGAGGCTGCATTTAGACACTTCATTCATCGTGCTGATCCCAAGCAGGAAGCAGACAGTTATGAGATCCTGATCTGCCATGCCAATGTTATTCGCTATATAGTTTGCAG AGCTTTACAGTTGCCCCCTGAGGCTTGGCTTCGAATGTCTCTTAATAATGGCAGCATCAGTTACCTGGTAATCCGCCCCAATGGCAACGTCTCGCTTAGGATGCTCGGCGACTCTGGGTTTATGCCTCCTGAAAAAATTAGCCGGACATGA
- the pgam5 gene encoding serine/threonine-protein phosphatase PGAM5, mitochondrial isoform X1, translated as MYLRKALIAGGSAAAAAAAILGAAAVGKSKGGPDLDILSVVPAATGQWDRNWDRREPISMVNLSKINGETGEEELQLHLNKHKPKATRHIFLIRHSQYKLDGKTDFDRVLTPLGREQADLTGKRLSSLGFKYNHIVYSTMTRAKETTEIISKYLPDVKKSSSDLLREGAPIRPEPQVCHWKPDFVQYYEDGSRIEAAFRHFIHRADPKQEADSYEILICHANVIRYIVCRALQLPPEAWLRMSLNNGSISYLVIRPNGNVSLRMLGDSGFMPPEKISRT; from the exons ATGTATCTCCGCAAGGCTCTCATAGCCGGTGGCTCTGCGGCTGCAGCGGCGGCAGCTATTCTGGGCGCAGCAGCGGTAGGCAAAAGCAAAGGAGGACCCGACTTGGATATTCTATCCGTGGTGCCAGCGGCAACTGGGCAGTGGGACCGAAACTGGGACCG tcgGGAGCCAATCTCTATGGTCAACTTGAGTAAGATCAATGGGGAGACTGGGGAAGAGGAGCTCCAGCTTCATTTAAACAAGCACAAGCCGAAAGCCACTCGTCACATTTTCCTGATCCGACACTCTCAGTACAAGCTGGATGGGAAAACTGACTTTGACAGGGTCCTGACACCTCTTG GGCGCGAGCAGGCAGATCTAACAGGGAAGCGACTGTCAAGTTTAGGATTTAAATACAACCACATTGTGTACTCGACAATGACAAGAGCAAAAGAGACAACAGAGATCATTAGCAAATACCTGCCAG ATGTAAAGAAATCCAGCTCTGATTTACTTCGGGAAGGAGCTCCCATCAGACCTGAACCCCAGGTCTGTCACTGGAAGCCGGATTTTGTG CAGTATTATGAGGATGGCTCGCGGATTGAGGCTGCATTTAGACACTTCATTCATCGTGCTGATCCCAAGCAGGAAGCAGACAGTTATGAGATCCTGATCTGCCATGCCAATGTTATTCGCTATATAGTTTGCAG AGCTTTACAGTTGCCCCCTGAGGCTTGGCTTCGAATGTCTCTTAATAATGGCAGCATCAGTTACCTGGTAATCCGCCCCAATGGCAACGTCTCGCTTAGGATGCTCGGCGACTCTGGGTTTATGCCTCCTGAAAAAATTAGCCGGACATGA
- the ankle2 gene encoding ankyrin repeat and LEM domain-containing protein 2 isoform X3 — MDNILSQLKLLNPDQLREEILKAGLKCGPITSTTRFIFEKKLARVLLEQQGVNLEETTTVCDGNAGASGNAGTDNRQHTNYTQKKNCLEDGDFGYSVGLNPPSEEAPLAGRGFSEVNGRSLDDCQTFTPTCKDPSMFYAVCPVYEETLNKNEKVHIYADKKEALQVVKMLKGSRFKAFVSREDAERFARGICDYCPSPSKSSVILSPVKLSPALVRDGINSSEMENINKERANNFKSPRTQDLTAKLRKAVEKGDQTTFSDLIWTNPRYLIGSGDNPTVVQEGCRYNVMHVAAKENQAGICQLLLDTLENPEFMRLMYPDDDDLMLHKRIRYIVDLYLNTPDKMVFDTPLHFACKFGNADVVSVLCSHPDILKNPRNKYEQTPEEAVCERSKNKSAELKNKIKEYLKGHFYVPLLRAEDNSSFPVIGAPWSPEQPDLIQTRFSGSPKDPLLAVRAFAGPMSPSKAEDFRRVWKTPPREKAEFYHKIRKTDPERGAERVGRVLAHELDVPWVEYWDFLGCFVDLSSQEGLRKLEEYLSKRETSERAQRDSDYEICNKYKTPSGKSKKMCNSISVGAFLDDEDEMSLEELKNRQNAALKHSYSHSETITVPECIMETNTVPSGEHQSGTKPGFCSPLCHDQYLPGESRHKGVHEGMLSPVSNLMAEFDKLAISEKSELENETWNIEPSLIAKETEHNLHAGSSTRTNGSVLSQVEQMMPELSLQDKLSPPRNSIGLSPPRASLDSSIHLGMKTPPRNQCNKSIFLLGREPSKLDSDVLSAVENVELDGHQYPSVSKWMQAVLSYPNTARQSWPSPALLSGRGKSQMFCSNSPGSHAYSTPGRNSPIPGSPGKYMNTSDYGSPGRYSPAYASHIQLLRVRHFSDHPAL; from the exons ATGGATAATATCCTTAGCCAGCTGAAGCTCCTCAACCCAGACCAGCTTAGAGAAGAAATATTAAAGGCTGGATTAAAGTGTGGACCAATCACATCCACCACAAGATTTATATTTGAGAAGAAACTAGCACGTGTGTTACTGGAGCAACAGGGAGTGAACTTAGAGGAAACCACAACTGTTTGTGATGGGAATGCAGGTGCGTCTGGGAATGCAGGCACTGATAACAGGCAGCACACAAATTACACCCAGAAGAAAAACTGCTTGGAAGATGGGGACTTTGGGTACAGTGTTGGATTAAATCCACCTTCCGAAGAAGCTCCGTTGGCAGGGAGAGGTTTTTCTGAAGTTAATGGAAGATCGTTAGATGATTGTCAGACCTTCACCCCAACATGTAAGGATCCATCAATGTTCTATGCTGTTTGCCCTGTCTATGAGGAGACACTAAATAAAAATG AAAAAGTACATATTTATGCAGACAAGAAAGAAGCACTTCAAGTGGTTAAAATGTTAAAAGGTTCAAGGTTTAAGGCTTTTGTCTCCAGGGAGGATGCTGAGAGGTTTGCAAGAGGCATATGTGACTACTGCCCATCACCTAGCAAGTCTTCAGTGATCCTGTCACCTGTAAAACTTTCACCAGCTCTAGTGAGAG ATGGAATCAACTCTTCAGAGATGGAAAACATCAACAAAGAAAGGGCAAACAACTTCAAAAGTCCAAGGACACAAGATCTAACTGCAAAGCTGAGGAAGGCTGTAGAGAAAGGAGATCAAACAACATTTTCAGATCTTATTTGGACCAATCCACGTTATCTCATAGGTTCTGGAGATAACCCTACTGTAGTGCAG GAAGGGTGCAGGTATAATGTCATGCACGTGGCTGCCAAGGAGAATCAGGCTGGTATCTGCCAACTCCTCTTAGATACATTGGAAAATCCAGAATTCATGCGGCTCATGTACCCAGATGATGATGACCTCATGCTACATAAGCGGATCCGATATATTGTTGATCTGTATCTAAACACTCCAGATAAAATG GTTTTTGACACTCCTTTGCACTTTGCTTGCAAGTTTGGGAATGCTGATGTTGTCAGTGTGCTATGCTCTCATcctgacattttaaaaaatcctcGAAACAAGTATGAACAGACCCCGGAAGAG GCTGTCTGTGAAAGAAGCAAAAATAAATCTGCAGAACTTAAGAATAAGATAAAAGAGTATTTAAAAG GTCATTTTTATGTGCCACTGTTACGGGCTGAGGATAACTCCTCGTTTCCAGTTATAGGAGCTCCATGGTCTCCCGAGCAGCCTGACCTAATCCAGACCAGATTCTCTGGCAGTCCCAAAGATCCGCTATTAGCTGTGAGAGCATTTGCAGGCCCTATGAGCCCTTCTAAG GCAGAAGATTTCAGAAGAGTCTGGAAAACACCACCACGGGAGAAAGCTGAATTTTATCACAAAATCAGAAAAACAGACCCAGAAAGAGGAGCAGAGAGAGTGGGAAG AGTGCTCGCTCATGAACTGGATGTGCCTTGGGTGGAGTACTGGGATTTCCTTGGCTGCTTTGTTGacctctcttcccaggagggtcTGAGGAAGCTGGAGGAATATCTGAGCAAGAGAGAAACAAGTGAAAGGGCACAGCGGGATTCAGATTATGAAATATGTAACAAGTATAAAACGCCTTCAG GAAAgagcaaaaaaatgtgcaattccATTTCTGTTGGAGCCTTTCTGGATGATGAGGATGAAATGAGTTTGGAAGAGCTAAAAAACCGCCAAAATGCAGCGCTAAAACACAGCTACTCTCACTCAGAGACAATCACGGTGCCTGAGTGTATTATGGAAACCAACACAGTTCCTAGTGGTGAGCACCAAAGTGGTACCAAACCTGGATTCTGTAGCCCATTATGCCATGATCAGTATCTTCCTGGGGAAAGTAGGCATAAAGGTGTCCATGAAGGAATGCTATCACCAGTCTCTAACCTTATGGCTGAATTTGATAAACTGGCAATTTCAGAAAAAAGTGAGCTTGAGAATGAGACATGGAACATAGAGCCTTCTCTAATAGCTAAAGAAACTGAGCACAATTTACATGCTGGTTCATCAACCAGGACAAATGGTTCAGTGTTATCACAAGTTGAGCAAATGATGCCAGAGCTCAGCCTGCAGGATAAACTTTCTCCACCAAGAAACAGTATTGGTCTCTCACCCCCACGTGCCTCTTTGGACTCTTCCATTCATCTGGGTATGAAGACTCCACCAAGAAACCAATGCAACAAAAGCATCTTCCTGCTGGG AAGGGAACCTTCCAAACTAGACAGTGATGTTCTGTCAGCAGTGGAAAATGTAGAACTCGATGGACATCAgtaccccagtgtttctaaatGGATGCAAGCAGTGTTGTCTTATCCCAATACAGCTCGCCAAAG TTGGCCAAGTCCGGCACTTCTGTCAGGTAGAGGTAAGTCTCAGATGTTTTGTTCCAATTCACCTGGAAGCCATGCCTATTCTACGCCTGGGCGAAACAGTCCCATTCCTGGAAGCCCTGGGAAATACATGAACACATCTGATTATGGCAGCCCAGGAAGGTATAGCCCTGCATACGCCAGTCATATCCAATTGCTACGTGTCAGACACTTTTCAGACCACCCTGcactttag
- the ankle2 gene encoding ankyrin repeat and LEM domain-containing protein 2 isoform X2: protein MAQSMDNILSQLKLLNPDQLREEILKAGLKCGPITSTTRFIFEKKLARVLLEQQGVNLEETTTVCDGNAGASGNAGTDNRQHTNYTQKKNCLEDGDFGYSVGLNPPSEEAPLAGRGFSEVNGRSLDDCQTFTPTCKDPSMFYAVCPVYEETLNKNEKVHIYADKKEALQVVKMLKGSRFKAFVSREDAERFARGICDYCPSPSKSSVILSPVKLSPALVRDGINSSEMENINKERANNFKSPRTQDLTAKLRKAVEKGDQTTFSDLIWTNPRYLIGSGDNPTVVQEGCRYNVMHVAAKENQAGICQLLLDTLENPEFMRLMYPDDDDLMLHKRIRYIVDLYLNTPDKMVFDTPLHFACKFGNADVVSVLCSHPDILKNPRNKYEQTPEEAVCERSKNKSAELKNKIKEYLKGHFYVPLLRAEDNSSFPVIGAPWSPEQPDLIQTRFSGSPKDPLLAVRAFAGPMSPSKAEDFRRVWKTPPREKAEFYHKIRKTDPERGAERVGRVLAHELDVPWVEYWDFLGCFVDLSSQEGLRKLEEYLSKRETSERAQRDSDYEICNKYKTPSGKSKKMCNSISVGAFLDDEDEMSLEELKNRQNAALKHSYSHSETITVPECIMETNTVPSGEHQSGTKPGFCSPLCHDQYLPGESRHKGVHEGMLSPVSNLMAEFDKLAISEKSELENETWNIEPSLIAKETEHNLHAGSSTRTNGSVLSQVEQMMPELSLQDKLSPPRNSIGLSPPRASLDSSIHLGMKTPPRNQCNKSIFLLGREPSKLDSDVLSAVENVELDGHQYPSVSKWMQAVLSYPNTARQSWPSPALLSGRGKSQMFCSNSPGSHAYSTPGRNSPIPGSPGKYMNTSDYGSPGRYSPAYASHIQLLRVRHFSDHPAL, encoded by the exons a TGGCACAGAGTATGGATAATATCCTTAGCCAGCTGAAGCTCCTCAACCCAGACCAGCTTAGAGAAGAAATATTAAAGGCTGGATTAAAGTGTGGACCAATCACATCCACCACAAGATTTATATTTGAGAAGAAACTAGCACGTGTGTTACTGGAGCAACAGGGAGTGAACTTAGAGGAAACCACAACTGTTTGTGATGGGAATGCAGGTGCGTCTGGGAATGCAGGCACTGATAACAGGCAGCACACAAATTACACCCAGAAGAAAAACTGCTTGGAAGATGGGGACTTTGGGTACAGTGTTGGATTAAATCCACCTTCCGAAGAAGCTCCGTTGGCAGGGAGAGGTTTTTCTGAAGTTAATGGAAGATCGTTAGATGATTGTCAGACCTTCACCCCAACATGTAAGGATCCATCAATGTTCTATGCTGTTTGCCCTGTCTATGAGGAGACACTAAATAAAAATG AAAAAGTACATATTTATGCAGACAAGAAAGAAGCACTTCAAGTGGTTAAAATGTTAAAAGGTTCAAGGTTTAAGGCTTTTGTCTCCAGGGAGGATGCTGAGAGGTTTGCAAGAGGCATATGTGACTACTGCCCATCACCTAGCAAGTCTTCAGTGATCCTGTCACCTGTAAAACTTTCACCAGCTCTAGTGAGAG ATGGAATCAACTCTTCAGAGATGGAAAACATCAACAAAGAAAGGGCAAACAACTTCAAAAGTCCAAGGACACAAGATCTAACTGCAAAGCTGAGGAAGGCTGTAGAGAAAGGAGATCAAACAACATTTTCAGATCTTATTTGGACCAATCCACGTTATCTCATAGGTTCTGGAGATAACCCTACTGTAGTGCAG GAAGGGTGCAGGTATAATGTCATGCACGTGGCTGCCAAGGAGAATCAGGCTGGTATCTGCCAACTCCTCTTAGATACATTGGAAAATCCAGAATTCATGCGGCTCATGTACCCAGATGATGATGACCTCATGCTACATAAGCGGATCCGATATATTGTTGATCTGTATCTAAACACTCCAGATAAAATG GTTTTTGACACTCCTTTGCACTTTGCTTGCAAGTTTGGGAATGCTGATGTTGTCAGTGTGCTATGCTCTCATcctgacattttaaaaaatcctcGAAACAAGTATGAACAGACCCCGGAAGAG GCTGTCTGTGAAAGAAGCAAAAATAAATCTGCAGAACTTAAGAATAAGATAAAAGAGTATTTAAAAG GTCATTTTTATGTGCCACTGTTACGGGCTGAGGATAACTCCTCGTTTCCAGTTATAGGAGCTCCATGGTCTCCCGAGCAGCCTGACCTAATCCAGACCAGATTCTCTGGCAGTCCCAAAGATCCGCTATTAGCTGTGAGAGCATTTGCAGGCCCTATGAGCCCTTCTAAG GCAGAAGATTTCAGAAGAGTCTGGAAAACACCACCACGGGAGAAAGCTGAATTTTATCACAAAATCAGAAAAACAGACCCAGAAAGAGGAGCAGAGAGAGTGGGAAG AGTGCTCGCTCATGAACTGGATGTGCCTTGGGTGGAGTACTGGGATTTCCTTGGCTGCTTTGTTGacctctcttcccaggagggtcTGAGGAAGCTGGAGGAATATCTGAGCAAGAGAGAAACAAGTGAAAGGGCACAGCGGGATTCAGATTATGAAATATGTAACAAGTATAAAACGCCTTCAG GAAAgagcaaaaaaatgtgcaattccATTTCTGTTGGAGCCTTTCTGGATGATGAGGATGAAATGAGTTTGGAAGAGCTAAAAAACCGCCAAAATGCAGCGCTAAAACACAGCTACTCTCACTCAGAGACAATCACGGTGCCTGAGTGTATTATGGAAACCAACACAGTTCCTAGTGGTGAGCACCAAAGTGGTACCAAACCTGGATTCTGTAGCCCATTATGCCATGATCAGTATCTTCCTGGGGAAAGTAGGCATAAAGGTGTCCATGAAGGAATGCTATCACCAGTCTCTAACCTTATGGCTGAATTTGATAAACTGGCAATTTCAGAAAAAAGTGAGCTTGAGAATGAGACATGGAACATAGAGCCTTCTCTAATAGCTAAAGAAACTGAGCACAATTTACATGCTGGTTCATCAACCAGGACAAATGGTTCAGTGTTATCACAAGTTGAGCAAATGATGCCAGAGCTCAGCCTGCAGGATAAACTTTCTCCACCAAGAAACAGTATTGGTCTCTCACCCCCACGTGCCTCTTTGGACTCTTCCATTCATCTGGGTATGAAGACTCCACCAAGAAACCAATGCAACAAAAGCATCTTCCTGCTGGG AAGGGAACCTTCCAAACTAGACAGTGATGTTCTGTCAGCAGTGGAAAATGTAGAACTCGATGGACATCAgtaccccagtgtttctaaatGGATGCAAGCAGTGTTGTCTTATCCCAATACAGCTCGCCAAAG TTGGCCAAGTCCGGCACTTCTGTCAGGTAGAGGTAAGTCTCAGATGTTTTGTTCCAATTCACCTGGAAGCCATGCCTATTCTACGCCTGGGCGAAACAGTCCCATTCCTGGAAGCCCTGGGAAATACATGAACACATCTGATTATGGCAGCCCAGGAAGGTATAGCCCTGCATACGCCAGTCATATCCAATTGCTACGTGTCAGACACTTTTCAGACCACCCTGcactttag
- the ankle2 gene encoding ankyrin repeat and LEM domain-containing protein 2 isoform X1 has protein sequence MSGTHFSWDSVGGCQVLLACVLVLLGTWLFLLAERRRRHKSNPEPCLYPPEPCLYPPEPCLYPPEPCLYPPEPCLYPPEPCLYPPEPCLYPPEPCLSAPRPATEVQLVAQSMDNILSQLKLLNPDQLREEILKAGLKCGPITSTTRFIFEKKLARVLLEQQGVNLEETTTVCDGNAGASGNAGTDNRQHTNYTQKKNCLEDGDFGYSVGLNPPSEEAPLAGRGFSEVNGRSLDDCQTFTPTCKDPSMFYAVCPVYEETLNKNEKVHIYADKKEALQVVKMLKGSRFKAFVSREDAERFARGICDYCPSPSKSSVILSPVKLSPALVRDGINSSEMENINKERANNFKSPRTQDLTAKLRKAVEKGDQTTFSDLIWTNPRYLIGSGDNPTVVQEGCRYNVMHVAAKENQAGICQLLLDTLENPEFMRLMYPDDDDLMLHKRIRYIVDLYLNTPDKMVFDTPLHFACKFGNADVVSVLCSHPDILKNPRNKYEQTPEEAVCERSKNKSAELKNKIKEYLKGHFYVPLLRAEDNSSFPVIGAPWSPEQPDLIQTRFSGSPKDPLLAVRAFAGPMSPSKAEDFRRVWKTPPREKAEFYHKIRKTDPERGAERVGRVLAHELDVPWVEYWDFLGCFVDLSSQEGLRKLEEYLSKRETSERAQRDSDYEICNKYKTPSGKSKKMCNSISVGAFLDDEDEMSLEELKNRQNAALKHSYSHSETITVPECIMETNTVPSGEHQSGTKPGFCSPLCHDQYLPGESRHKGVHEGMLSPVSNLMAEFDKLAISEKSELENETWNIEPSLIAKETEHNLHAGSSTRTNGSVLSQVEQMMPELSLQDKLSPPRNSIGLSPPRASLDSSIHLGMKTPPRNQCNKSIFLLGREPSKLDSDVLSAVENVELDGHQYPSVSKWMQAVLSYPNTARQSWPSPALLSGRGKSQMFCSNSPGSHAYSTPGRNSPIPGSPGKYMNTSDYGSPGRYSPAYASHIQLLRVRHFSDHPAL, from the exons ATGTCTGGCACCCACTTCTCCTGGGATAGTGTGGGGGGCTGCCAGGTCCTGCTGGCCTGTGTACTGGTGCTGCTTGGCACTTGGCTTTTCCTCCTGGCAGAAAGGAGGCGTAGGCACAAGTCTAACCCGGagccctgtctgtaccccccggagccctgtctgtaccccccggagccctgtctgtaccccccggagccctgtctgtacccccctgagccctgtctgtaccccccggagccctgtctgtaccccccggagccctgtctgtacccccctGAGCCCTGTCTGTCCGCCCCTCGGCCTGCTACCGAAGTGCAATTAG TGGCACAGAGTATGGATAATATCCTTAGCCAGCTGAAGCTCCTCAACCCAGACCAGCTTAGAGAAGAAATATTAAAGGCTGGATTAAAGTGTGGACCAATCACATCCACCACAAGATTTATATTTGAGAAGAAACTAGCACGTGTGTTACTGGAGCAACAGGGAGTGAACTTAGAGGAAACCACAACTGTTTGTGATGGGAATGCAGGTGCGTCTGGGAATGCAGGCACTGATAACAGGCAGCACACAAATTACACCCAGAAGAAAAACTGCTTGGAAGATGGGGACTTTGGGTACAGTGTTGGATTAAATCCACCTTCCGAAGAAGCTCCGTTGGCAGGGAGAGGTTTTTCTGAAGTTAATGGAAGATCGTTAGATGATTGTCAGACCTTCACCCCAACATGTAAGGATCCATCAATGTTCTATGCTGTTTGCCCTGTCTATGAGGAGACACTAAATAAAAATG AAAAAGTACATATTTATGCAGACAAGAAAGAAGCACTTCAAGTGGTTAAAATGTTAAAAGGTTCAAGGTTTAAGGCTTTTGTCTCCAGGGAGGATGCTGAGAGGTTTGCAAGAGGCATATGTGACTACTGCCCATCACCTAGCAAGTCTTCAGTGATCCTGTCACCTGTAAAACTTTCACCAGCTCTAGTGAGAG ATGGAATCAACTCTTCAGAGATGGAAAACATCAACAAAGAAAGGGCAAACAACTTCAAAAGTCCAAGGACACAAGATCTAACTGCAAAGCTGAGGAAGGCTGTAGAGAAAGGAGATCAAACAACATTTTCAGATCTTATTTGGACCAATCCACGTTATCTCATAGGTTCTGGAGATAACCCTACTGTAGTGCAG GAAGGGTGCAGGTATAATGTCATGCACGTGGCTGCCAAGGAGAATCAGGCTGGTATCTGCCAACTCCTCTTAGATACATTGGAAAATCCAGAATTCATGCGGCTCATGTACCCAGATGATGATGACCTCATGCTACATAAGCGGATCCGATATATTGTTGATCTGTATCTAAACACTCCAGATAAAATG GTTTTTGACACTCCTTTGCACTTTGCTTGCAAGTTTGGGAATGCTGATGTTGTCAGTGTGCTATGCTCTCATcctgacattttaaaaaatcctcGAAACAAGTATGAACAGACCCCGGAAGAG GCTGTCTGTGAAAGAAGCAAAAATAAATCTGCAGAACTTAAGAATAAGATAAAAGAGTATTTAAAAG GTCATTTTTATGTGCCACTGTTACGGGCTGAGGATAACTCCTCGTTTCCAGTTATAGGAGCTCCATGGTCTCCCGAGCAGCCTGACCTAATCCAGACCAGATTCTCTGGCAGTCCCAAAGATCCGCTATTAGCTGTGAGAGCATTTGCAGGCCCTATGAGCCCTTCTAAG GCAGAAGATTTCAGAAGAGTCTGGAAAACACCACCACGGGAGAAAGCTGAATTTTATCACAAAATCAGAAAAACAGACCCAGAAAGAGGAGCAGAGAGAGTGGGAAG AGTGCTCGCTCATGAACTGGATGTGCCTTGGGTGGAGTACTGGGATTTCCTTGGCTGCTTTGTTGacctctcttcccaggagggtcTGAGGAAGCTGGAGGAATATCTGAGCAAGAGAGAAACAAGTGAAAGGGCACAGCGGGATTCAGATTATGAAATATGTAACAAGTATAAAACGCCTTCAG GAAAgagcaaaaaaatgtgcaattccATTTCTGTTGGAGCCTTTCTGGATGATGAGGATGAAATGAGTTTGGAAGAGCTAAAAAACCGCCAAAATGCAGCGCTAAAACACAGCTACTCTCACTCAGAGACAATCACGGTGCCTGAGTGTATTATGGAAACCAACACAGTTCCTAGTGGTGAGCACCAAAGTGGTACCAAACCTGGATTCTGTAGCCCATTATGCCATGATCAGTATCTTCCTGGGGAAAGTAGGCATAAAGGTGTCCATGAAGGAATGCTATCACCAGTCTCTAACCTTATGGCTGAATTTGATAAACTGGCAATTTCAGAAAAAAGTGAGCTTGAGAATGAGACATGGAACATAGAGCCTTCTCTAATAGCTAAAGAAACTGAGCACAATTTACATGCTGGTTCATCAACCAGGACAAATGGTTCAGTGTTATCACAAGTTGAGCAAATGATGCCAGAGCTCAGCCTGCAGGATAAACTTTCTCCACCAAGAAACAGTATTGGTCTCTCACCCCCACGTGCCTCTTTGGACTCTTCCATTCATCTGGGTATGAAGACTCCACCAAGAAACCAATGCAACAAAAGCATCTTCCTGCTGGG AAGGGAACCTTCCAAACTAGACAGTGATGTTCTGTCAGCAGTGGAAAATGTAGAACTCGATGGACATCAgtaccccagtgtttctaaatGGATGCAAGCAGTGTTGTCTTATCCCAATACAGCTCGCCAAAG TTGGCCAAGTCCGGCACTTCTGTCAGGTAGAGGTAAGTCTCAGATGTTTTGTTCCAATTCACCTGGAAGCCATGCCTATTCTACGCCTGGGCGAAACAGTCCCATTCCTGGAAGCCCTGGGAAATACATGAACACATCTGATTATGGCAGCCCAGGAAGGTATAGCCCTGCATACGCCAGTCATATCCAATTGCTACGTGTCAGACACTTTTCAGACCACCCTGcactttag